One part of the bacterium genome encodes these proteins:
- a CDS encoding tetratricopeptide repeat protein, with protein sequence MGAGKNTVRRAKRLSKLVCLFAALLLAGCAANLSYLKNSSLPERAGIPDLVPFEQKEHLCGPSALATLLRWAGEPEITPDFLCPLLYTPGKEGTFLFDIAREIRLRGYLAYSLTGGLREVLEEIASGKPVLVLENRGLSFYTVYHYSVAGGYDLGRGEILLYEGKREARLNSLSTFSRTFERSGEVAVLALPPGELPVSAPPTALLEALGALESAGKKPEARRGYENFTKRFPGSWLGHFALGNSLAGSGDFAGAKGEFEIALGLSPDRPEILNNLALIASGEGRCAEAERLAGEAVEKARGQGMDGAPYEETAREVLRCGK encoded by the coding sequence ATGGGCGCAGGTAAAAATACCGTCAGGCGCGCAAAACGCCTCTCAAAGCTTGTCTGCCTCTTTGCGGCGCTCCTCCTCGCGGGGTGCGCCGCAAATCTTTCTTACCTCAAAAATTCGTCCCTCCCCGAAAGGGCCGGTATACCCGATCTCGTTCCCTTCGAGCAAAAGGAACACCTCTGCGGCCCCTCGGCCCTCGCGACCCTGCTTCGCTGGGCAGGTGAGCCGGAGATTACCCCGGATTTCCTCTGCCCCCTCCTCTACACCCCCGGCAAGGAGGGAACCTTCCTTTTCGACATCGCAAGGGAGATTCGCCTTCGCGGCTATCTCGCCTACTCCCTTACAGGCGGGCTGAGAGAAGTCCTCGAAGAGATAGCTTCCGGCAAGCCGGTGCTGGTGCTGGAGAACCGCGGCCTCTCCTTCTACACGGTTTACCATTACAGCGTCGCGGGAGGGTACGACCTGGGGCGGGGGGAGATTCTCCTCTACGAGGGAAAGCGGGAAGCGCGGTTAAATTCTCTCTCGACTTTTTCGAGAACCTTCGAGCGTTCCGGGGAGGTTGCGGTTCTCGCGCTTCCCCCGGGCGAACTGCCGGTTTCGGCTCCGCCGACCGCGCTGCTGGAGGCTCTCGGCGCCCTCGAAAGCGCGGGCAAAAAGCCGGAAGCCCGGCGGGGGTATGAAAATTTCACGAAAAGGTTCCCGGGGAGCTGGCTCGGCCATTTCGCCCTCGGCAACTCTCTCGCCGGGTCCGGGGATTTTGCCGGAGCCAAAGGGGAATTTGAAATTGCGCTCGGCCTCTCGCCGGACCGCCCGGAAATCCTCAACAATCTCGCCCTCATCGCTTCCGGGGAGGGGCGCTGCGCCGAAGCGGAGAGGCTGGCGGGAGAAGCCGTGGAGAAAGCCCGGGGGCAGGGGATGGACGGCGCTCCCTACGAGGAAACCGCAAGGGAAGTCCTGCGCTGCGGGAAGTGA
- a CDS encoding RluA family pseudouridine synthase — translation MTGEMVTVVKNIEISGEWTGLTVLEAVRRVFPELSPREIFKKARTGEIKKGGRPADPLGKVVGGDIVSVAVLRPQKPSTKPVLKENEAVSTPAGPFTVVREDEDLLVVSKPPGCASHPALRRSGDTLIERVRHYLGTKVEDEFQPALANRLDIETSGLVLIGKNPRAQRKLGFHLQQKRFSKKYLALAAGRLECDEGRIEAELEKRPDSRDYAKLGPACLELEPKIQSALTLYRVLGRAAHPLSATLVEIELLTGRNHQIRRHFAHLGHPVALDSRYGDRGFNREVAEVSGLSRMFLHAFYVGMEHPATGERLEIFSDLPRELRECLTVFGLAGALPARITSSAR, via the coding sequence ATGACCGGAGAAATGGTTACTGTTGTAAAGAACATAGAGATAAGCGGCGAGTGGACGGGGCTGACCGTGCTGGAGGCTGTGCGGAGGGTCTTTCCTGAGCTTTCGCCCCGCGAAATCTTCAAGAAGGCGAGGACGGGGGAGATAAAGAAAGGCGGGCGGCCCGCCGACCCGCTCGGGAAGGTCGTCGGAGGCGATATCGTCTCCGTGGCGGTTCTTCGGCCCCAAAAACCCTCGACGAAGCCGGTTCTCAAAGAAAACGAAGCTGTTTCGACCCCGGCGGGCCCCTTTACCGTGGTGCGCGAGGACGAAGACCTCCTCGTCGTCTCCAAGCCCCCCGGCTGCGCCAGCCACCCTGCCCTTCGCCGCAGCGGCGACACCCTCATAGAGCGCGTCCGCCACTATCTGGGGACGAAGGTGGAGGACGAATTCCAGCCCGCGCTGGCGAACCGCCTCGACATAGAGACCAGCGGCCTCGTGCTCATCGGCAAGAACCCGAGGGCGCAGAGAAAGCTCGGCTTTCACCTTCAGCAGAAGCGCTTCTCCAAAAAATATCTGGCGCTGGCCGCGGGAAGGCTGGAGTGCGACGAAGGCAGGATCGAGGCGGAGCTGGAAAAGCGGCCCGACTCCAGGGACTACGCGAAACTGGGCCCGGCCTGCCTCGAACTCGAACCGAAGATTCAAAGCGCGCTTACCCTGTACCGGGTGCTGGGGAGGGCTGCCCACCCTCTTTCGGCCACCCTCGTCGAGATCGAGCTTTTGACCGGAAGAAACCATCAGATACGGCGGCACTTCGCCCATCTCGGACACCCGGTGGCGCTTGATTCGAGGTACGGCGACAGGGGATTCAACAGAGAGGTCGCGGAAGTTTCGGGGCTTTCGAGGATGTTTCTGCACGCTTTTTACGTGGGGATGGAGCACCCGGCGACGGGGGAGAGGCTGGAGATTTTTTCCGACCTTCCGAGGGAGCTTCGGGAGTGCCTCACGGTTTTCGGGCTCGCAGGAGCCCTTCCCGCAAGAATCACTTCATCTGCGCGTTAA
- a CDS encoding DUF89 family protein: MRARRDCLKCLLCLAEKASAEACADLPALLETVRAQTAEYVRIQFSEGESVPTRVATGFLRLSKELTGNPDPFRRFKEREFAMSAKALPLVAGKCGGDLEGRLKLAAMGNRLDYFRPFEEVEREWREFDFSFASLDLREFENALETARKILILADNSGEALFDLPLIEFFERAGFEVSYCVKGEPSQNDLTREGAERFGLHIENLVDTGSDCVGVEPPFSGEEFHAAWKNADVIVAKGMANLETLTEYPEFISKKPVFFLLCAKCDPVASWLGVERGSVVFVSGTGMVE; this comes from the coding sequence ATGAGAGCGAGAAGGGACTGTCTGAAGTGCCTCCTGTGCCTGGCCGAAAAGGCCTCCGCCGAGGCGTGCGCGGACCTTCCCGCACTCCTGGAGACGGTGAGGGCGCAGACCGCCGAGTATGTGCGGATTCAGTTCAGCGAGGGCGAGAGCGTACCCACGCGGGTCGCCACCGGGTTTTTGCGGCTGTCGAAGGAGCTGACAGGAAATCCCGACCCCTTCCGCCGCTTCAAGGAGCGCGAGTTCGCCATGAGCGCGAAAGCTCTCCCCCTCGTCGCCGGAAAGTGCGGCGGCGACCTTGAGGGCAGGCTCAAGCTGGCCGCGATGGGGAACCGGCTGGATTATTTCCGCCCCTTCGAGGAGGTGGAGCGCGAATGGCGCGAGTTCGATTTCTCCTTCGCCAGCCTCGACCTTCGCGAGTTTGAAAACGCGCTTGAAACCGCCCGGAAGATTTTAATCTTAGCCGACAACAGCGGCGAGGCGCTCTTCGACCTTCCCCTCATCGAGTTTTTCGAGCGCGCCGGTTTCGAGGTCTCCTACTGCGTGAAGGGAGAGCCCTCCCAGAACGACCTCACGCGGGAGGGCGCGGAGCGCTTCGGCCTCCATATCGAAAACCTCGTGGACACCGGCAGCGACTGCGTCGGCGTCGAGCCCCCCTTTTCCGGCGAGGAGTTTCACGCGGCGTGGAAAAACGCCGACGTAATCGTCGCCAAGGGGATGGCGAACCTCGAAACCCTCACCGAATACCCCGAATTTATCTCGAAAAAGCCGGTATTTTTCCTCCTCTGCGCCAAGTGCGACCCCGTAGCCTCCTGGCTCGGAGTCGAAAGGGGAAGCGTGGTCTTCGTCAGCGGAACGGGAATGGTTGAATGA
- a CDS encoding pilus assembly protein PilZ: MEKLPPDTCISEADRRAYPRSPVVVKKAKLHYGNEIFFGYATNVSRSGLFISSTKLRSPGETYAVEFTLPGDASRRFVCRAEVMWARPYRQGSFCSAGFGLRFLDLPEEDAVFIDEWVKRVNAQMK; encoded by the coding sequence ATGGAAAAGCTACCGCCCGACACCTGCATAAGCGAAGCGGACCGCAGGGCTTACCCGCGCAGCCCCGTCGTCGTTAAGAAAGCGAAGCTGCATTACGGCAACGAGATCTTTTTCGGCTACGCGACCAACGTCTCCCGCAGCGGCCTCTTCATCTCCTCCACAAAACTCCGGAGCCCCGGAGAAACCTACGCGGTGGAGTTCACCCTTCCGGGGGACGCCTCCCGCCGCTTCGTCTGCCGGGCCGAGGTCATGTGGGCGCGCCCCTACCGGCAGGGGTCCTTCTGCTCGGCTGGCTTCGGCCTTCGGTTCCTCGATCTTCCCGAGGAGGACGCCGTCTTCATAGATGAATGGGTGAAGCGGGTTAACGCGCAGATGAAGTGA